A window of the Sabethes cyaneus chromosome 1, idSabCyanKW18_F2, whole genome shotgun sequence genome harbors these coding sequences:
- the LOC128736226 gene encoding MOB kinase activator-like 1: MSFLFRSSKTFKPKKNIPEGTHQYDLMQHAAATLGSGNLRNAVQLPDGEDLNEWVAVNTVDFFNQINMLYGTITEFCTEDSCSIMSAGPKYEYHWADGQTVKKPIKCSAPKYIDYLMTWVQDQLDDETLFPSKIGVPFPKNFIQIAKTILKRLFRVYAHIYHQHFSEVVRLSEEAHLNTSFKHFIYFVQEFNLIDRRELAPLQDLIDKLITKDGR, from the exons TCGCTCCAGCAAAACCTTCAAGCCTAAGAAAAACATACCTGAAGGCACACATCAATATGACCTAATGCAACATGCTGCCGCCACTCTCGGATCAGGCAATCTTCGTAATGCTGTACAACTGCCAGATGGTGAAGACCTGAATGAATGGGTCGCCGTAAACA CCGTTgactttttcaatcaaattaACATGCTGTACGGAACTATCACCGAATTTTGTACCGAGGATTCGTGTAGTatcatgtccgccggtccgaaATACGAGTATCATTGGGCGGATGGCCAAACCGTGAAAAAACCAATCAAATGCAGCGCTCCCAAATACATAGACTATTTGATGACATGGGTTCAGGACCAGCTGGACGATGAAACTTTATTTCCGTCGAAAATTGGAGTTCCTTTTCCGAAAAATTTTATTCAGATAGCCAAAACCATTCTGAAGCGTTTGTTTCGAGTCTATGCACACATTTACCACCAACACTTTTCTGAAGTAGTCCGGCTGAGTGAAGAAGCACATTTAAACACGTCGTTTaagcattttatttattttgttcaaGAATTTAACTTAATTGATCGACGTGAACTAGCCCCTTTACAAGATCTAATTGATAAACTTATTACTAAGGATGGTCGATAA